In Gemmata obscuriglobus, a single genomic region encodes these proteins:
- a CDS encoding AMP-binding protein, with amino-acid sequence MLWAVRWVAWAFLRALLSLRYKLTLVGTEDVLKRPGPYLFMPNHPAYADPPNLLVRLWPRFKVRPLLLESNFKGPLFAPIAWLLRGIKMPDIVKASVEDRRRAEEAVGEVIATLRGGGNVILWPSGRLSRDGTERLGGARTAADVLAAVPNATVVLVRTRGLWGSMFSWADGKPSLTRGVTRGVGLWVANLFVLAPRRRVTLTLEAFTPDQRPEPKRELVNKWLEAWFNADAPREEPTFVPRHFLFGERTHTFPPPIVETPDFDLSKVKPETKAAVAQLLEEKLKRPLSPEESAGDATLNQLGVDSLDAMDVSLQVEQRFGFSSDTVPTTVGGLWALAEGLQQSAPPKPPPAGWFAPPADGAKLEILGETLPAAFLNQAVRRKEQVIAADDLAGGVTYEKMIVGAWAMASKFRDLDAPNVGLMLPAAVACDLAFLGLHLAGKLPVMLNWTTGPGNLAHAAKLMGLTHVITSKAFIDRTRVEVPGTQYLFLEEVRASLGKFGLLRRLIAVRYFGRWAVSALLGRIPSDPNRPAVILFTSGSEKAPKAVPLTHANIISDQRGCLDALNVDRNNSVLGFLPMFHSFGLTITGLLPLFVGVRVVHHPDPTDAGALARKIAAYKPTLAAGTPTFVSYILDRAKPGELDSLRLVVVGAEKAPDTLFEKAKQVAPHAEIIEGYGITECAPVVSVVRPGSHRHGTIGPPLPNVEVCVTDLETKAVLPQGQMGMLHVAGPNVFGGYIGHDGPPPFEEINGNRWYVTGDLAAIDERGEIVFHGRLKRFLKAGGEMISLPALEEPFAQKYPPTDQGPRVAVEGIETPGGRRVVLFTTEPISLRDANALLQGEGHRGVMRLDDVKQLDALPVLGTGKTDYKVLRAMLTDGQ; translated from the coding sequence ATGCTGTGGGCGGTTCGGTGGGTGGCGTGGGCGTTCCTGCGAGCGCTGCTGTCGCTCCGCTACAAGCTAACGCTGGTCGGTACCGAGGACGTGCTCAAGCGCCCCGGGCCGTACCTCTTCATGCCGAACCACCCGGCGTACGCGGACCCGCCGAACCTGCTCGTGCGCCTGTGGCCGCGGTTCAAGGTCCGGCCGCTCCTGCTCGAGTCCAACTTTAAAGGCCCCCTGTTCGCGCCGATCGCGTGGTTGCTCCGCGGGATCAAGATGCCGGACATCGTGAAGGCGTCGGTCGAGGACCGGCGGCGGGCCGAGGAGGCGGTGGGCGAGGTGATCGCGACGCTCCGCGGCGGCGGTAACGTGATCCTGTGGCCGAGCGGGCGGCTCTCGCGCGACGGCACCGAGCGGCTCGGCGGCGCCCGCACCGCCGCCGACGTGCTCGCGGCCGTACCGAACGCGACCGTGGTGCTGGTCCGCACCCGCGGGCTGTGGGGCAGCATGTTCAGTTGGGCCGACGGGAAGCCGTCGCTCACGCGCGGCGTCACGCGCGGCGTCGGGCTGTGGGTCGCGAACCTGTTCGTTCTGGCCCCCCGGCGCCGGGTCACGCTCACGCTCGAAGCGTTCACCCCCGACCAGCGCCCGGAGCCGAAGCGGGAGCTGGTCAACAAGTGGCTCGAAGCGTGGTTCAACGCGGACGCCCCGCGCGAGGAGCCGACGTTCGTGCCGCGGCACTTCCTGTTCGGCGAGCGGACCCACACCTTCCCTCCGCCGATCGTCGAGACGCCCGATTTCGACCTCTCGAAGGTGAAGCCCGAAACCAAGGCCGCGGTCGCTCAGTTGCTGGAAGAGAAGTTGAAGCGCCCCCTCTCTCCGGAGGAGAGCGCGGGCGACGCGACCCTGAACCAGCTCGGGGTGGACAGCCTCGACGCGATGGACGTGTCGCTCCAGGTGGAGCAGCGGTTCGGGTTCAGCTCCGACACCGTCCCCACGACCGTCGGCGGGCTGTGGGCGCTGGCCGAGGGGTTACAGCAGAGCGCGCCGCCCAAGCCCCCGCCCGCGGGCTGGTTCGCCCCGCCGGCGGACGGCGCGAAGCTCGAAATTCTGGGCGAAACGCTCCCCGCGGCGTTCCTGAACCAGGCCGTACGACGCAAGGAACAGGTGATCGCGGCCGACGACCTCGCGGGCGGCGTCACCTACGAGAAGATGATCGTCGGCGCCTGGGCGATGGCGTCGAAGTTCCGCGACCTCGACGCGCCGAACGTGGGCCTCATGTTGCCCGCGGCGGTGGCGTGCGACCTCGCGTTCCTGGGGCTGCACCTCGCCGGCAAGCTGCCGGTGATGCTGAACTGGACCACCGGCCCGGGCAACCTCGCGCACGCGGCGAAGCTGATGGGCCTCACGCACGTGATCACCTCGAAGGCGTTCATCGACCGGACGCGGGTGGAAGTGCCTGGGACGCAATACCTCTTTCTTGAAGAGGTGCGCGCTTCGCTCGGAAAGTTCGGGCTGCTCCGCCGGTTGATTGCGGTGCGGTACTTCGGCCGGTGGGCCGTGTCGGCGCTGCTCGGCCGCATCCCGAGCGACCCGAACCGGCCCGCGGTGATCCTGTTCACCAGCGGCAGCGAGAAGGCTCCGAAGGCGGTGCCGCTCACGCACGCCAACATCATCAGCGACCAGAGGGGCTGCCTCGACGCGCTCAACGTGGACCGCAACAACTCGGTGCTCGGCTTCCTGCCGATGTTCCACAGCTTCGGGCTGACGATCACCGGCCTGCTGCCGCTGTTCGTGGGCGTGCGCGTGGTTCACCACCCGGACCCCACGGACGCCGGCGCGCTGGCCCGCAAGATCGCGGCGTACAAACCGACCCTCGCGGCCGGCACGCCGACGTTCGTGAGCTACATTCTGGACCGCGCGAAGCCCGGCGAACTGGACTCGCTCCGGCTCGTGGTGGTGGGCGCGGAGAAGGCGCCCGACACACTGTTCGAGAAGGCCAAGCAGGTCGCGCCGCACGCGGAAATCATCGAGGGCTACGGGATCACCGAGTGCGCGCCCGTGGTGTCGGTGGTGCGCCCGGGGAGTCACCGGCACGGCACCATCGGGCCGCCGCTCCCGAACGTGGAGGTGTGCGTCACCGACCTCGAAACGAAGGCCGTGCTGCCGCAGGGCCAGATGGGGATGCTCCACGTCGCCGGTCCCAACGTGTTCGGCGGGTACATCGGTCACGACGGCCCGCCGCCGTTCGAGGAGATCAACGGGAATCGCTGGTACGTCACGGGCGACCTCGCGGCGATCGACGAGCGCGGCGAGATCGTGTTCCACGGCCGTTTGAAGCGGTTCCTGAAGGCGGGCGGCGAGATGATTTCGCTCCCGGCGCTGGAGGAGCCCTTCGCGCAGAAGTACCCGCCGACGGACCAGGGGCCGCGGGTCGCGGTGGAGGGGATCGAAACGCCCGGCGGGCGCCGCGTCGTGCTGTTCACCACCGAACCCATTTCCCTGCGCGACGCGAACGCGCTGTTACAGGGCGAGGGGCACCGCGGGGTGATGCGGCTCGACGACGTGAAACAGCTCGATGCGCTCCCGGTGCTGGGCACCGGGAAGACCGACTACAAGGTGCTTCGCGCGATGCTCACGGACGGGCAGTGA
- a CDS encoding OmpH family outer membrane protein, translating to MNSRYVLVATAGAILGAVVVSGASPSSHAKPADETKADAGQKSAVFNMASVMRDFNQAKYQVWVLNQKRSERHQPLQALREEHAKLETKLREKLNQPKDSELTKQVQDLARQIEDKNRELDKQTNDDASIIITDLYDMIKAAVDTTAKKNGFQIVFAYPDASTAEELKSPYIKELKLKPPAAQPFYVAPEADITARVIEVLNEKHPPIDPNTGQPIDVSTIPSLPAQPGAPPRPMMP from the coding sequence ATGAACAGCCGGTATGTGTTGGTGGCCACGGCGGGCGCGATCCTGGGAGCGGTCGTTGTTTCCGGTGCGTCCCCCTCCTCACACGCGAAGCCCGCGGACGAAACGAAGGCGGACGCCGGCCAGAAGAGCGCGGTGTTCAACATGGCCTCGGTCATGCGGGACTTCAACCAGGCGAAATATCAGGTGTGGGTGCTGAACCAGAAAAGGAGCGAGCGGCATCAGCCGCTCCAGGCCCTGCGCGAGGAGCACGCCAAACTCGAGACCAAGCTCAGGGAGAAACTGAACCAACCGAAGGACAGCGAGCTGACCAAGCAGGTGCAGGACTTGGCCCGCCAAATCGAGGACAAGAACCGCGAGCTTGATAAACAAACAAATGATGACGCTAGCATAATTATTACTGATCTGTACGACATGATTAAGGCCGCTGTCGACACGACCGCCAAGAAGAACGGGTTCCAGATCGTGTTCGCGTATCCCGACGCCTCGACGGCTGAGGAGCTGAAGAGCCCGTACATCAAGGAGCTGAAACTGAAGCCCCCGGCGGCCCAGCCGTTCTACGTCGCCCCGGAAGCGGACATCACCGCCCGCGTGATCGAGGTGCTCAACGAGAAGCACCCGCCGATCGACCCGAACACCGGACAGCCGATCGACGTGTCCACCATCCCCTCCTTGCCGGCCCAACCGGGAGCCCCTCCCCGGCCCATGATGCCGTAA
- a CDS encoding DUF4139 domain-containing protein: protein MRPSHLLPVVGLTFGLMALAPLARGGGQPDGKQPKQPAARLTPAPAATDPKLPPPASLPVTRVVLFSAGVAYFHREGDVNGDARLDLRFDESDVNDLLKSLVLTDKDGGKVRAVTYDNRLPLEVTLKGLAVDVTENPTMGQLMHQLRGEKVEVADKGGVVTVGQIVSVERQPVPATGPDPGEIMNLLTDDGLQTAELKQLKRIKFVRAEMQAEFKKALELLATARGDNKKAVSVMFSGAGKRKVAVGYVAEAPLWKPSYRLSVEDKGATRIQGWATVENTTDEDWNNVKIGLVAGRPMSFQMDLYDPLFVPRPMVEPDLFASLRPPMYQGGLNPLANPMGMAMGNNGGNPAMGQNANGPGGGFAGNFQGGANVLGGQFGGGFTGIQGGQIGQFGNLGGQFGIQGGNQLGNFGVYPTRVPRPNIRNLHGDRLTYTEYVNRVRGNPTPPDPDQPVQQTVRDPLDKKAGALAVADGALGDMFEYTIEEPITLAKQKSALVPLVNEAVEGTRVSIYNAQTLAKYPLLGLKLVNKTKLHLAQGPVTVYDGGTFAGDARLPDIKPNETRLISYAIDLGTEVVPQVAPIQRTVLSAAVADGFLTIRSGQKKTTTYLVRNRNPRDRVVIVEHPVGTEWKLVSPAKPDDRTRSFYRFEVPVKAGALGTLEVTEEAPGTENRNLTAASGDQLRDYAALKDAKPAVREVFKKLLDLRGKVEDVQKGIAEEQAALKEIADDQERLRKNIERAPKESETFKRYLKKFDDQETEIEKRQTRLRELKAELVKHEKALKEYAETAKAE from the coding sequence ATGCGCCCCTCCCACCTGTTGCCGGTCGTCGGGCTGACGTTCGGCTTGATGGCCCTCGCGCCGCTCGCACGCGGCGGCGGTCAGCCGGACGGCAAACAACCCAAACAGCCCGCGGCGCGGCTGACGCCTGCCCCGGCCGCCACGGACCCGAAGCTGCCGCCCCCGGCCAGCCTGCCCGTCACCCGCGTCGTGCTGTTCAGCGCCGGGGTGGCGTACTTCCACCGCGAAGGTGACGTGAACGGCGACGCCCGCCTCGATCTGCGGTTCGACGAGAGCGACGTCAACGACCTGCTCAAGAGTCTGGTGCTCACGGACAAGGACGGCGGGAAGGTCCGCGCAGTGACTTACGACAACCGGCTGCCGCTCGAAGTCACCCTGAAGGGGCTCGCGGTGGACGTGACCGAGAACCCGACGATGGGGCAGCTCATGCACCAGCTCCGCGGCGAGAAGGTCGAGGTCGCGGACAAGGGCGGGGTCGTCACCGTCGGGCAGATCGTGAGCGTCGAGCGCCAGCCGGTGCCCGCGACGGGGCCGGACCCGGGCGAGATCATGAACCTGCTCACCGACGACGGGCTGCAAACCGCCGAGCTGAAGCAGCTCAAGCGGATCAAGTTCGTGCGGGCCGAAATGCAGGCGGAGTTCAAGAAGGCGCTGGAGCTGCTCGCGACGGCCCGCGGCGACAACAAGAAGGCCGTGTCCGTGATGTTCAGCGGGGCCGGCAAGCGCAAGGTCGCGGTGGGCTACGTCGCCGAGGCGCCGCTCTGGAAGCCGAGCTACCGGCTGTCGGTCGAGGACAAGGGGGCCACGCGCATCCAGGGCTGGGCGACCGTCGAGAACACCACCGACGAGGACTGGAACAACGTGAAGATCGGGCTCGTGGCCGGCCGGCCGATGTCGTTCCAGATGGACCTGTACGACCCGCTGTTCGTGCCGCGCCCGATGGTCGAACCGGACCTGTTCGCGTCGCTGCGCCCGCCGATGTACCAGGGCGGGCTGAACCCGCTCGCGAACCCGATGGGCATGGCGATGGGCAACAACGGCGGCAACCCGGCGATGGGCCAGAACGCGAACGGGCCGGGCGGCGGGTTCGCCGGGAATTTTCAGGGAGGCGCGAACGTTCTCGGCGGTCAATTCGGCGGCGGGTTCACCGGCATCCAAGGCGGCCAGATCGGCCAGTTCGGCAACCTCGGCGGCCAGTTCGGCATCCAGGGCGGTAACCAGCTCGGCAACTTCGGCGTTTACCCGACGCGGGTGCCGCGGCCCAACATCCGCAACCTGCACGGCGACCGGCTGACCTACACCGAGTACGTTAACCGCGTTCGTGGGAACCCGACCCCGCCCGATCCCGACCAACCCGTCCAGCAGACGGTGCGCGACCCGCTCGACAAGAAGGCCGGGGCGCTCGCCGTGGCCGACGGCGCGCTGGGCGACATGTTCGAGTACACGATCGAGGAGCCGATCACGCTCGCGAAACAAAAGTCCGCGCTCGTGCCGCTCGTGAACGAGGCGGTCGAGGGGACGCGGGTGAGCATCTACAACGCGCAAACGCTGGCCAAGTACCCGCTCCTGGGGCTGAAGCTCGTGAACAAGACGAAGCTGCACCTCGCGCAGGGGCCGGTCACGGTGTACGACGGCGGCACGTTCGCCGGCGACGCGCGGCTCCCGGACATCAAGCCGAACGAGACGCGGCTCATCAGCTACGCCATCGATCTCGGTACGGAAGTGGTGCCGCAGGTCGCTCCGATCCAGCGCACGGTCCTGTCGGCCGCGGTCGCGGACGGGTTCCTGACGATCCGCTCCGGGCAGAAGAAAACGACGACGTACCTCGTCCGCAACCGCAACCCGCGGGACCGTGTGGTCATCGTCGAGCACCCGGTGGGCACGGAATGGAAGCTCGTCAGCCCCGCGAAGCCGGACGACCGTACCCGGAGCTTTTACCGGTTCGAGGTGCCCGTGAAGGCCGGGGCGCTGGGCACGCTGGAAGTCACGGAAGAGGCGCCCGGGACCGAGAACCGCAACCTCACGGCGGCCAGCGGCGATCAGCTCCGCGACTACGCCGCCCTGAAAGACGCGAAGCCGGCGGTGCGCGAGGTATTCAAGAAACTGCTGGACTTGCGCGGCAAAGTGGAAGACGTGCAGAAGGGGATCGCGGAGGAACAGGCGGCCCTCAAGGAAATCGCTGACGACCAGGAGCGGCTCCGCAAGAACATCGAGCGGGCGCCGAAGGAGTCGGAGACCTTCAAGCGGTACCTGAAGAAGTTCGACGACCAGGAGACCGAGATCGAGAAGCGCCAGACGCGCCTGCGCGAACTGAAGGCCGAGCTGGTCAAGCACGAGAAGGCGCTGAAGGAGTACGCCGAGACCGCGAAGGCCGAGTAG
- a CDS encoding branched-chain amino acid aminotransferase: protein MAGPALPMDDRDGVIWYNGNLVPWREAKAHVLIHSLHYGNSVFEGERIYNGKVFKLREHSERLHKSANMLAYELPYSVEELDRATELVVKENKLDSGYVRPLAWRGAEVIGVSAIGTKVHVMIAAFPWGAYYGQKAIKLVTSRWKRPSPESSPAGSKAAGLYIICTLAKDEALAAGVQDALMHDYKGRLSEATGANLFLAINGELHTPTTETILNGITRQTVMELARKRGIKVVEREIWPDELAKASEVFLTGTAVEVQPVSAIDKQEFEVGPITQQMIADYSALVRS, encoded by the coding sequence ATGGCCGGCCCCGCACTTCCCATGGACGACCGCGACGGCGTCATCTGGTACAACGGCAACCTCGTCCCGTGGCGCGAGGCCAAGGCCCACGTCCTCATTCACAGCCTGCACTACGGCAACTCCGTGTTCGAGGGCGAGCGGATCTACAACGGCAAGGTGTTCAAGCTCCGCGAGCACTCCGAGCGGCTCCACAAGTCGGCCAACATGCTGGCCTACGAGCTGCCCTACAGCGTCGAAGAGCTCGACCGCGCGACCGAACTGGTCGTGAAGGAGAACAAGCTCGACTCGGGGTACGTCCGGCCGCTCGCGTGGCGCGGCGCCGAGGTGATCGGCGTGTCCGCCATCGGCACGAAGGTACACGTGATGATCGCGGCGTTCCCGTGGGGCGCGTACTACGGGCAGAAGGCCATCAAGCTCGTCACCAGCCGCTGGAAGCGGCCCAGCCCGGAAAGCTCCCCCGCCGGGAGCAAGGCCGCCGGGCTGTACATCATCTGCACGCTCGCCAAGGACGAGGCGCTCGCCGCCGGCGTGCAGGACGCGCTCATGCACGACTACAAGGGCCGCCTCTCCGAGGCGACCGGAGCGAACCTGTTCCTCGCCATCAACGGCGAGCTGCACACGCCGACCACCGAGACCATCCTCAACGGCATCACCCGCCAGACGGTGATGGAACTGGCCCGCAAGCGCGGGATCAAGGTCGTCGAGCGCGAGATCTGGCCGGACGAACTCGCCAAGGCCAGCGAGGTGTTCCTCACCGGCACCGCCGTCGAGGTGCAGCCCGTGAGCGCGATCGACAAGCAGGAGTTCGAGGTCGGCCCGATCACACAGCAAATGATCGCGGATTACTCTGCGCTCGTGCGAAGCTAA
- a CDS encoding sugar phosphate isomerase/epimerase family protein, protein MLSAVTISLVPEARGGPFVYWDDLAEGCREAAARGFDAVEVFPPGADAVDPLVLRSLLDEHGLALAAVGTGAGWVKHKLSLTSPDATVRDKAIAFVKSIMDLAARFEAPAIIGSMQGRWGDGVTKPEALRYLGHALFKLDAHAADLGTTLLYEPLNRYETNLVNTLADAVTLLNAIGAERVKILADLYHMNIEETNLADAIRGAGSRIGHVHFADSNRRAAGLGHTDFAPVVATLVEIGYAGYLSAEILPLPDADTAARQTVAAFRRLVG, encoded by the coding sequence ATGCTCTCCGCCGTCACTATCTCGCTCGTGCCGGAAGCCCGCGGCGGTCCCTTTGTGTACTGGGACGACCTGGCCGAAGGGTGCCGCGAAGCCGCCGCCCGCGGGTTCGACGCGGTCGAGGTGTTCCCCCCGGGCGCGGACGCGGTCGACCCCCTGGTGCTCCGCTCCCTGCTCGACGAACACGGCCTCGCGCTCGCGGCCGTGGGCACCGGGGCCGGGTGGGTGAAGCACAAGCTCTCGCTCACCTCACCGGACGCTACCGTTCGTGACAAAGCGATCGCGTTCGTGAAGTCGATCATGGACCTGGCCGCGCGGTTCGAGGCGCCCGCCATCATCGGTTCGATGCAGGGGCGCTGGGGCGACGGCGTCACCAAGCCGGAAGCGCTCCGGTACCTCGGTCACGCGCTGTTCAAGCTGGACGCGCACGCCGCCGACCTCGGCACCACGCTCCTCTACGAACCGCTGAACCGGTACGAGACCAACCTCGTCAACACGCTCGCCGACGCCGTCACCCTGCTGAACGCGATCGGCGCGGAGCGGGTGAAGATCCTCGCCGACCTGTACCACATGAACATTGAGGAGACGAACCTCGCCGACGCGATCCGCGGCGCCGGTTCGCGGATCGGGCACGTCCACTTCGCCGACTCCAACCGCCGCGCCGCCGGGCTGGGCCATACGGACTTCGCGCCGGTCGTCGCGACGCTGGTGGAAATCGGGTACGCGGGTTACCTGTCGGCCGAGATCCTCCCGCTGCCCGACGCGGACACCGCCGCCCGCCAGACCGTCGCCGCGTTCCGCCGCCTCGTCGGGTGA